One window of the Macaca thibetana thibetana isolate TM-01 chromosome 1, ASM2454274v1, whole genome shotgun sequence genome contains the following:
- the PRG4 gene encoding LOW QUALITY PROTEIN: proteoglycan 4 (The sequence of the model RefSeq protein was modified relative to this genomic sequence to represent the inferred CDS: deleted 1 base in 1 codon), whose product MAWKTLPIYLLLLLSVFVIQQVSSQDLSSCAGRCGEGYSRDATCNCDYNCQHYMECCPDFKRVCTVELSCKGRCFESFERGRECDCDAQCKKYDKCCPDYESFCAEVHNPTSPPSAKKAPPPSGASQTIKSTTKRSPKPPNKKTTKKVVESEEITEEHSVSENQESSSSSSSSSSSSTIRKIKSSKNSAANRELQKKLKGKDNKKNRTKKKPTPKPPVVDEAGSGLDNGDFKVTTTPATSTTQHNKVTTSPKITTAKPKNPRPSLPPNSDTSKQTSLTTNKETTVETKEPTTTNKQTSTDGKETTSAKETQSVEKTSAKDLAPTSKVPAKPTPKAETTTKGPALTTPKEPTPTTPKEPVSTTPKEPAPTTTKSAPTTPKEPAPTTPKEPAPTTPKKPAPIAPKEPSPTTTKKPAPTTPKEPLPTTTKEPAPTIPKEPAPTTPKEPATTTPKEPAPTTTKEPAPTTPKEPSPTTPKELTPTTPKEPTPTPPKEPAPTTPKEPAPTPPKEPAPTTTKKPAPTTPKEPGPTTPKEPAPTTTKKPAPTTPKEPAPTTPKELTPTTTKKPAPTTPKELTPTTTKKPAPTTPKELTPTIPEELVPTTPEELTPTTPEELTPTTPEEPTPTTPEEPTPTTPEEPAPTTPKAPAPTTPKEPAPKTAPTTPKEPAPTTPKGTAPTTLKETPPTTPKETAPTTPKGTAPTTPKGTAPTTLKETAPTTPKGTAPTTLNEPALTTPKQPAPKELAPTTTKEPTPTTSDKPAPTTPKKPAPTTPETPPATTSEASTPTTTMEPPTSHKSPDESTPELSAEPTPKVLENSSKKPSVPTTKTPAVTKSEMTTIAKDKITERDIRTTPETTTVAPKMTKETATTTEKTTESKITTTATEVTSTTTQDTTPFKITTFKTTTLAPKVTTTKKTITTTEIMNKPEETAKPKDRATNSKATTAKPQKPTKAPKKPTSTKKPTSTKKPTSTKKPKTTPRVRKPKMTPTPPKMTSTMPELNPTSRVAEAMLQTTTRPSQTPNSKLFEVNPKNEDAGGAEGETPHMLPRPHVFTPIVIPGMDYSLRVPNQGIIINPMLSDETDICNGRPVDGLTTLRNGTLVAFRGHYFWMLSPFSPPSPARRITEVWGIPSPIDTVFTRCNCEGKTFFFKDSQYWRFTNDIKDAGYPKPVVKGFGGLTGQIVAALSIAKYKNRPESVYFFKRGGSIQQYIYKQEPVQKCPGRRPALNYPVYGETTQVRRRRFERAIGPSLTHTIRIHYSPVRLAYQDKGFLHNEVKVSTLWRGLPNVVTSAISLPNIRKPDGYDYYAFSKDQYYNIDVPSRTARAITTRSGQTLSKVWYNCP is encoded by the exons atttatcaAGCTGTGCAGGGAGATGTGGGGAAGGGTATTCTAGAGATGCCACCTGCAACTGTGATTATAACTGTCAACACTACATGGAGTGCTGCCCTGATTTCAAGAGAGTCTGCACTGTGG AGCTTTCCTGTAAAGGCCGCTGCTTTGAGTCCTTcgagagagggagggagtgtgACTGCGACGCCCAATGTAAGAAGTATGACAAGTGCTGTCCTGATTATGAGAGTTTCTGTGCAGAAG TGCATAATCCCACATCACCACCATCTGCAAAGAAAGCACCTCCACCTTCAGGAGCATCTCAAACCATCAAATCAACAACCAAACGTTCACCCAAACCACCAAACAAGAAGACGACTAAGAAAGTTGTAGAATCAGAGGAAATAACAGAAG AACATTCTGTTTCTGAAAATCAagagtcctcctcctcctcctcctcttcctcttcttcttcaacAATTCGGAAAATCAAGTCTTCCAAAAATTCAGCTGCTAATAGAGAATTACAGAAGAAACTCAAAG GAAAAGATAACAAGAAGAACAGAACTAAAAAGAAACCTACTCCCAAACCACCAGTtgtagatgaagctggaagtggATTGGACAATGGTGACTTCAAGGTCACCACAACTCCTGCCACGTCTACCACCCAACACAATAAAGTCACCACATCTCCCAAAATCAcaacagcaaaaccaaaaaatccCAGACCCAGTCTTCCACCTAATTCTGATACATCTAAACAGACATCTTTGACAACGAATAAAGAGACAACAGTTGAAACTAAAGAACCTACTACAACAAATAAACAGACTTCAACTGATGGAAAAGAGACTACTTCAGCTAAAGAGACACAAAGTGTAGAGAAAACATCAGCTAAAGATTTAGCACCTACATCTAAAGTGCCGGCTAAACCTACACCCAAAGCTGAAACTACAACCAAAGGCCCTGCTCTTACCACCCCCAAGGAGCCTACACCCACCACTCCCAAGGAGCCTGTATCTACCACTCCCAAAGAGcctgcacccaccaccaccaagtCTGCACCCACTACTCCCAAGGAGCCTGCCCCAACTACCCCCAAGGAGCCTGCACCCACCACTCCCAAGAAGCCTGCACCAATTGCACCCAAGGAGCCTTCACCCACCACTACCAAGAAGCCTGCACCCACCACTCCCAAGGAGCCTTTACCCACCACCACTAAGGAGCCAGCACCCACCATCCCCAAGGAGCCTGCACCCACCACTCCCAAGGAGCCTGCAACCACCACTCCCAAGGAGCCTGCACCCACCACCACTAAGGAGCCTGCACCCACCACCCCCAAGGAGCCGTCACCCACCACTCCCAAGGAGCTCACACCCACCACTCCCAAGGAGCCTACCCCAACTCCCCCCAAGGAGCCTGCACCCACCACTCCCAAGGAGCCTGCCCCAACTCCCCCCAAGGAGcctgcacccaccaccaccaagaaGCCTGCACCCACTACTCCCAAGGAGCCTGGCCCAACCACCCCCAAGGAGCCTGCACCCACCACCACTAAAAAGCCTGCACCCACCACC CCCAAGGAGCCTGCACCCACCACTCCCAAGGAGCtcacacccaccaccaccaagaaGCCTGCACCCACCACTCCCAAGGAGCtcacacccaccaccaccaagaaGCCTGCACCCACTACTCCCAAGGAGCTCACACCCACCATCCCTGAGGAGCTCGTACCCACCACCCCTGAGGAGCTCACACCCACCACCCCTGAGGAGCTCACACCCACCACCCCTGAGGAGCCCACACCCACCACCCCTGAGGAGCCCACACCCACCACCCCTGAGGAACCTGCTCCCACCACTCCCAAGGCACCAGCTCCCACCACCCCTAAGGAGCCTGCTCCAAAAACTGCTCCAACCACCCCTAAGGAGCCTGCTCCAACTACCCCTAAGGGGACTGCTCCAACGACCCTCAAGGAGACTCCTCCAACTACCCCTAAGGAGACTGCTCCGACTACCCCTAAGGGGACTGCTCCAACTACCCCTAAGGGGACTGCTCCAACGACCCTCAAGGAGACTGCTCCAACTACCCCTAAGGGGACTGCTCCAACTACCCTCAATGAACCTGCACTCACTACTCCCAAGCAGCCTGCCCCCAAGGAGCttgcacccaccaccaccaaggAGCCCACACCCACCACCTCTGACAAGCCCGCTCCAACTACCCCCAAGAAGCCTGCTCCAACTACTCCTGAGACACCTCCTGCAACCACTTCAGAGGCCTCTACTCCAACTACCACCATGGAGCCTCCCACTAGCCACAAAAGCCCTGATGAATCAACTCCTGAGCTTTCTGCAGAACCCACACCAAAGGTTCTTGAAAACAGTTCCAAGAAACCCAGTGTACCTACAACTAAGACTCCTGCAGTGACTAAATCTGAAATGACTACAATAGCTAAAGACAAGATAACAGAAAGAGACATACGTACTACACCTGAAACTACAACTGTTGCACCTAAGATGACAAAAGAGACAGCAACTACAACAGAAAAAACTACCGAATCCAAAATAACAACTACAGCCACAGAAGTAACATCTACCACTACTCAAGATACCACACCATTCAAAATTACTACTTTTAAAACAACTACTCTTGCACCCAAAGTAActacaacaaaaaagacaattaCTACAACTGAGATCATGAACAAACCTGAAGAAACAGCTAAACCAAAAGATAGAGCTACTAATTCTAAAGCGACAACTGCTAAACCTCAAAAGCCAACCAAAGCACCCAAAAAGCCCACTTCTACCAAAAAGCCCACTTCTACCAAAAAGCCCACTTCTaccaaaaagccaaaaacaacaCCTAGAGTGAGAAAACCAAAGATGACACCAACTCCCCCCAAGATGACATCAACAATGCCAGAATTGAACCCTACCTCAAGAGTAGCAGAAGCCATGCTCCAAACCACCACCAGACCTAGCCAAACTCCAAACTCCAAACTATTTGAAGTAAATCCAAAGAATGAAGATGCAGGTGGTGCTGAAGGAGAAACACCTCACATGCTTCCCAGGCCCCATGTGTTCACGCCTATAGTTATTCCCGGCATGGATTACTCACTGAGAGTACCCAATCAAGGCATTATCATCAATCCCATGCTTTCCG atGAGACCGATATATGCAATGGTAGGCCAGTAGATGGACTGACTACTTTGCGCAATGGGACATTAGTTGCATTCCGAG gTCATTATTTCTGGATGCTAAGTCCATTCAGTCCACCATCTCCAGCTCGCAGAATTACTGAAGTCTGGGGTATTCCTTCCCCCATTGATACTGTTTTTACTAGGTGCAACTGTGAAGGAAAAACTTTCTTCTTCAAG GATTCTCAGTACTGGCGTTTTACCAATGATATAAAAGATGCAGGGTATCCCAAACCAGTTGTCAAAGGATTTGGAGGACTAACTGGACAAATAGTGGCAGCGCTTTCAATAGCTAAATACAAGAACCGGCCTGaatctgtgtattttttcaaGAGAG GTGGCAGTATTCAGCAGTATATTTATAAACAGGAACCTGTACAGAAGTGCCCTGGAAGAAGGCCTGCTCTAAATTATCCAGTGTATGGAGAAACGACACAGGTTAGGAGACGTCGCTTTGAACGTGCTATAGGACCTTCTCTAACACACACCATCAGAATTCACTATTCACCCGTCAGACTGGCTTATCAAGACAAAG GTTTCCTTCATAATGAAGTTAAAGTGAGTACACTGTGGAGAGGACTTCCAAATGTGGTTACCTCAGCTATATCACTGCCCAACATTAGAAAACCTGATGGCTATGATTACTATGCCTTTTCTAAAG ATCAATACTATAACATTGATGTGCCTAGTAGAACAGCAAGAGCAATTACTACTCGTTCTGGGCAGACCTTATCCAAAGTCTGGTACAACTGTCCTTAG